In Anopheles gambiae chromosome 2, idAnoGambNW_F1_1, whole genome shotgun sequence, a single window of DNA contains:
- the LOC1273107 gene encoding cytochrome P450 6a22, with product MGYVSVVLFLVVPALTLLYLYLKQHYRHWANRNLPQLEASFPLGNMKGVGSEIHFNDVLNEAYAKGKAQSAPLVGLYFMLKPILIVTELDMVKRILVKDFSSFHDRGLYVNERDDPLSGHLFALDGERWRYLRNKLSPTFTSGKIKLMFSTICEIGDEFLATVNRFVERDEPLDVKLLSQCFTCDVVGSCAFGLQCNSLKNGGSKLLEIGDKVFKPPAWRNMLAFALISFKKLAKRLRLPVLPGEVTSFFMPLVTETVADRERNSIERPDFLNLLIQLKNKGTVEDETTEGLQKLTLDEVAAQAFVFFFAGFETSSTTLSFALFELANNPDIQERVRAEMLEKLQLHDGKITYDALKEMTYLDQVINETLRMYPPVPQLIRVTTQPYKVEGANVSLEPDTMLMIPIYAIHHDASIYPDPERFDPDRFALAATHARHTHAFLPFGDGPRNCIGMRFGLLEVKFGIVQMVSKLRFTVSERMQMPLRMSKTASILEAEGGIWLNATKL from the exons ATGGGTTACGTCAGTGTTGTGTTATTTCTGGTGGTCCCCGCGCTCACCCTGCTTTACCTCTACTTGAAGCAGCACTACCGTCATTGGGCAAATCGGAACCTACCCCAGCTGGAAGCGTCCTTCCCGCTAGGCAACATGAAGGGCGTCGGGTCCGAGATTCACTTCAACGATGTGCTGAACGAAGCGTACGCAAAAGGTAAAGCACAGTCGGCCCCGCTCGTCGGGCTGTACTTTATGCTCAAGCCCATACTGATCGTGACCGAGCTGGACATGGTGAAGCGCATACTGGTGAAAGACTTTAGCAGCTTCCACGACCGTGGCCTGTACGTGAACGAGCGGGACGATCCCCTGTCCGGGCATCTGTTTGCGCTGGATGGTGAGCGGTGGCGCTATCTGCGCAACAAGCTCAGCCCCACGTTCACGTCCGGCAAGATCAAGCTGATGTTCAGCACGATTTGCGAGATCGGTGACGAGTTTCTGGCCACGGTGAATCGGTTCGTCGAGCGGGATGAGCCGTTGGATGTGAAGCTGCTGTCACAGTGCTTCACCTGCGACGTGGTAGGCTCGTGCGCGTTCGGGTTGCAGTGCAATTCGCTCAAAAACGGAGGCTCCAAGCTGCTCGAGATTGGCGACAAGGTGTTTAAACCACCAGCGTGGCGAAATATGCTCGCGTTTGCGCTCATCTCGTTTAAGAAGCTGGCGAAACGATTGCGCCTACCCGTGCTACCGGGCGAGGTGACGTCATTCTTTATGCCGCTTGTCACCGAGACGGTGGCGGATCGGGAACGGAATTCGATCGAACGGCCCGATTTTCTCAATCTGCTGATACAGCTCAAGAACAAAGGTACGGTCGAGGATGAAACAACGGAGGGACTGCAAAAGCTGACGCTCGACGAGGTGGCAGCGCAGGCGTTTGTGTTCTTCTTCGCCGGGTTCGAAACGTCCTCGACAACGCTCTCGTTCGCACTGTTCGAGTTGGCCAACAATCCCGACATTCAGGAGCGAGTGCGGGCGGAGATGCTGGAAAAGCTTCAACTCCACGACGGCAAGATAACGTACGACGCCCTGAAGGAGATGACGTACCTCGATCAGGTCATCAATG aGACACTTCGTATGTATCCGCCAGTTCCGCAGCTGATACGCGTCACCACTCAACCGTACAAGGTGGAGGGAGCGAACGTATCGCTCGAGCCCGACACGATGCTGATGATACCGATCTACGCGATACATCACGATGCCAGCATCTATCCCGACCCGGAACGTTTCGATCCGGATCGGTTTGCACTGGCCGCGACGCACGCAAGGCACACTCACGCGTTCCTGCCGTTCGGCGATGGGCCGCGGAATTGCATCGGCATGCGCTTTGGGCTGCTGGAGGTAAAGTTTGGCATCGTGCAGATGGTGAGCAAGCTGCGGTTCACCGTCAGCGAGCGTATGCAGATGCCGCTCCGGATGTCGAAAACGGCCTCCATACTGGAGGCGGAAGGAGGCATTTGGCTTAACGCAACGAAACTGTGA
- the LOC11175835 gene encoding probable cytochrome P450 6a14, with amino-acid sequence MTVWLLLVVVVATLLYYYVWRRYRYWRDRGIAELDPSFPLGDMKGVGTTRGFNDMLDEAYGRVRGKSAAVGVYFLISPILIVADLDLAKQILVKDFHLFHDRGMYVNERDDPLSGHLFSIGGERWRYLRNKLSPTFTSGKIKSMFFTIREIGDELLACFDKYIDCGDPIDIKLLCQCFTCDVVGSCAFGLQCNSLKNGGSKLLEIGDKVFRASPMRMVYSMAIGIFPRLSRALRLPALPGDVSAFFRPLVQSTVEHRERNAVERPDFLNLLIQLKNKGTVEDEATEELQKLTLDEVAAQAFVFFFAGFETSSTTLSFALFELANNPNIQERVRAEVLEKLQLHDGRITYDALKEMTYLDQVINETLRLYTPVPQLFRVTNESYHLPSLNVTLEKGTMVLIPVHSYHHDPALFPEPYRFDPDRFTADAMKARHSHAFLPFGDGPRNCIGMRFGLLEVKFGLVQVLNKLRLTVNERTALPLRMSKRSGFPEAEGGIWLNASRL; translated from the exons ATGAcagtgtggttgttgttggtggtggtggtagcaacGCTACTGTATTATTACGTATGGCGCCGCTACCGCTACTGGAGAGACAGAGGCATTGCCGAACTCGACCCATCCTTTCCGCTCGGCGACATGAAGGGTGTGGGAACGACGCGAGGCTTTAACGACATGCTCGATGAAGCGTACGGAAGGGTGCGGGGCAAATCGGCAGCAGTCGGGGTATACTTTCTCATCAGCCCGATACTGATCGTGGCCGATCTCGACCTTGCCAAGCAGATACTGGTGAAAGATTTTCACCTGTTCCACGATCGCGGCATGTACGTGAACGAGCGGGACGATCCCCTGTCCGGGCATCTGTTCTCGATCGGCGGCGAACGGTGGCGCTACCTGCGCAACAAGCTCAGCCCCACGTTCACGTCCGGCAAGATCAAATCAATGTTTTTTACGATACGTGAAATTGGAGACGAGTTGCTCGCCTGCTTCGACAAGTATATTGATTGCGGGGACCCGATCGATATCAAGTTACTGTGCCAGTGCTTCACCTGCGACGTGGTAGGCTCGTGCGCCTTTGGGCTGCAGTGTAACTCGCTCAAAAACGGAGGCTCCAAGCTGCTCGAGATCGGCGACAAGGTGTTCCGGGCAAGCCCAATGCGTATGGTGTACTCTATGGCGATCGGGATCTTTCCGCGGCTTTCGCGAGCCCTCCGACTGCCCGCCCTGCCCGGTGATGTGTCGGCGTTCTTCAGGCCGCTGGTACAGTCCACGGTGGAACATAGGGAGCGAAATGCGGTCGAACGACCCGATTTTCTTAACCTGCTGATACAGCTCAAGAACAAAGGTACGGTGGAGGACGAAGCAACAGAAGAACTGCAAAAGCTGACGCTCGACGAGGTGGCAGCGCAGGCGTTCGTGTTCTTCTTCGCCGGGTTCGAAACGTCCTCGACAACGCTCTCGTTCGCACTGTTCGAGTTGGCCAACAATCCCAACATACAGGAGCGAGTGCGGGCGGAGGTGCTGGAAAAGCTTCAACTCCACGACGGCAGGATAACGTACGACGCACTGAAGGAGATGACGTACCTCGATCAGGTCATCAATG AAACGCTTCGCTTGTACACACCAGTTCCTCAGCTGTTCCGAGTGACGAACGAGTCGTACCATCTGCCGTCGCTAAATGTTACGCTAGAGAAGGGTACGATGGTGCTGATACCGGTCCATTCGTACCATCACGATCCGGCCCTGTTTCCCGAACCGTACCGCTTCGATCCGGATCGGTTTACAGCGGACGCGATGAAGGCGCGCCACAGCCACGCGTTTCTGCCGTTCGGTGATGGGCCACGGAATTGCATCGGCATGCGGTTCGGGCTGCTGGAGGTGAAGTTTGGTTTGGTGCAGGTTCTAAACAAGCTGCGCCTGACCGTTAACGAGCGTACCGCACTGCCACTGCGAATGTCCAAGCGATCGGGCTTCCCGGAGGCGGAAGGGGGCATCTGGTTAAATGCGTCGCGGTTGTGA
- the LOC1273105 gene encoding neuroligin-4, X-linked codes for MWFQRAPWLLLLALASARGQSADRPIIGTSSGQVQGTTEDCGLFCTYYSFKGIPYAEPPVGALRFADPVPRAAWTGVRDASQHGSSCPTPDALPAEAEDCLYLNVYSPSLVGTRPVMVFVHGGAYVGGSGDDALYGARYFMPENVVIVTLNYRLGVLGFLGTGDRSASGNWAIKDCVEALRWVQRNIGAFGGDAGRVTIFGQSAGGALVHFLTLSPLAVGLFERAITHSGSAINSWSLQPNPRQQAEKIAAELGIHTTDTATLVSALRQVPYRDLISPDQTTLDELMVPLAFGPVVEPADTPGQVALDRLPIELIESGSYRAVPLMAGFTDMDALLFSAVEMVTNPGIFDTFNNNPHLLVPFVWNIPAGSAASSAVSQAFRQYYWQSQPLSPALLAQFSVYLTDLQFAYPQLEMAKRHASRSSVYLYQFKYDGDLNLVKQFAGIPLPGAIHGDDLCYLFETKQFGGGELPITSHAATVRQRMLRLWTNFARDGNPTPTADALLQGTLWRPLSPGMIDATLNIGHDLTMEVNPIASRYSQWLDLAGRYGNNIFRI; via the exons ATGTGGTTCCAGCGTGCCCCATGGCTTTTGCTGCTGGCCCTGGCTAGTGCCCGTGGCCAAAGTGCG GATCGTCCCATTATTGGCACCTCCAGCGGACAGGTACAGGGAACGACCGAAGATTGCGGCCTATTCTGTACGTACTACTCCTTCAAAGGCATCCCGTACGCGGAGCCACCGGTCGGTGCCTTGCGCTTCGCCGATCCGGTCCCACGGGCCGCCTGGACGGGTGTGCGCGATGCTAGCCAGCACGGAAGCAGTTGCCCGACGCCCGATGCACTACCAGCCGAGGCAGAGGATTGCCTTTATCTAAACGTGTACAGCCCCTCGCTGGTGGGCACTCGGCCCGTGATGGTGTTCGTACACGGCGGTGCTTACGTTGGCGGCTCGGGCGATGACGCACTGTACGGGGCGCGCTACTTTATGCCGGAAAATGTGGTCATTGTAACGCTCAACTATCGGCTCGGTGTGCTGGGATTCCTCGGTACGGGCGATCGGAGTGCATCGGGCAATTGGGCCATCAAGGATTGCGTTGAGGCGTTGCGCTGGGTACAGCGGAACATCGGTGCGTTCGGTGGCGATGCTGGCCGCGTGACCATCTTCGGCCAGTCGGCTGGCGGTGCGTTGGTACACTTCCTCACGCTGTCCCCGCTGGCAGTGGGATTGTTCGAGCGCGCCATCACCCACAGCGGATCGGCCATTAACTCCTGGTCGCTGCAGCCAAACCCACGCCAGCAGGCGGAAAAGATCGCAGCGGAACTAGGCATTCACACAACCGATACGGCCACGCTGGTGTCGGCGCTGCGTCAGGTTCCGTACCGTGACCTGATCAGCCCCGACCAGACCACACTGGACGAACTGATGGTACCGTTGGCTTTCGGTCCCGTCGTCGAACCGGCCGATACACCGGGCCAAGTTGCGCTCGATCGGCTGCCGATCGAACTGATCGAGAGTGGATCGTACCGGGCAGTACCGCTGATGGCGGGCTTTACCGATATGGATGCGCTACTGTTTAGCGCTGTTGAGATGGTCACCAATCCGGGCATCTTCGATACGTTCAACAACAATCCGCACCTGCTCGTACCGTTCGTGTGGAACATTCCGGCGGGCAGTGCCGCGTCGAGCGCGGTGAGCCAAGCCTTCCGGCAGTACTACTGGCAGAGTCAACCGTTAAGCCCGGCGCTGCTAGCACAGTTCAGCGTGTATCTTACCGATCTTCAGTTCGCGTATCCGCAGCTTGAAATGGCCAAACGGCACGCCAGCCGGTCGTCCGTCTACCTGTACCAGTTTAAGTACGACGGTGACCTGAACTTGGTGAAACAGTTTGCTGGCATCCCGTTGCCGGGAGCAATACATGGCGACGACCTTTGCTATCTGTTCGAAACGAAACAGTTTGGCGGAGGTGAGCTTCCGATCACTAGCCACGCTGCAACGGTGCGCCAACGTATGTTGCGATTGTGGACCAACTTTGCCAGAGATGG AAATCCCACCCCTACTGCTGACGCCCTTCTGCAGGGAACCTTGTGGAGACCGCTCAGTCCGGGGATGATCGACGCGACGCTTAACATAGGGCATGATCTCACCATGGAGGTGAACCCGATTGCAAGCCGCTACAGCCAGTGGCTAGACCTGGCTGGGCGGTAtggaaacaatattttccgAATTTAG
- the LOC4577431 gene encoding probable cytochrome P450 6a13, which produces MPIVEFWIALGTTVLLTGAFGLCLILDKRRSLWVDRRFPSTGRTCVLYGDYGAAGRTEHRIYTTQRLYREFKSKKWPIGGALMYLTPCVIPTDPHLIEFLLNEEFGKNKKSSIAGSSIFRKRWSSFEDEHYNSLVNVATEESEKVVEMLCTSKQPVDVKVIAELYAVRMIARCVFGKRCTEESHTFPITEKLASQPGGIVWDVFSTAFPSTTFTATLRKLLDHFQKHPALLDELVSSFLTERTADVNFLQHLKRTEQRAKANERIAFGDTRALMLELVQNVFFVASGTIIACLFEMGHNGDIQKGLHETLQRSNPFAVDTLENVISETLRKYPPVGEISFVTVANNRLPSGELVVPKNTRVVVPIYALQHDAEHYPDPERFNPKRSIFSSSEQSVLYRPLGVQPLPIGSSLALLMVRVALSNILGRCTVRLTPESPATLKISPNQAMPYPTGRVELLISRAS; this is translated from the exons ATGCCGATCGTGGAGTTTTGGATCGCCCTCGGTACGACGGTACTGCTAACGGGCGCCTTTGGGTTGTGCCTGATTCTGGACAAACGGCGATCACTTTGGGTGGACCGTCGCTTTCCCAGCACCGGACGAACCTGCGTACTGTACGGAGACTATGGAGCCGCCGGGCGTACCGAGCATCGTATATACACAACGCAACGGCTGTATCGTGAGTTTAAGAGCAAAAAATGGCCCATCGGTGGGGCGCTGATGTACCTGACGCCGTGTGTGATACCGACCGATCCGCATCTGATTGAGTTTTTGCTCAACGAAGAGTTTGGGAAAAACAAGAAGAGTAGCATCGCTGGGAGTTCAATCTTCCGAAAACGGTGGAGTTCGTTCGAGGATGAGCACTACAACTCACTGGTTAACGTGGCTACggaagaaagcgaaaaagtaGTGGAGATGTTGTGCACGTCGAAACAGCCTGTTGATGTAAAAGTGATCGCCGAGCTGTACGCAGTACGAATGATAGCAAGATGTGTTTTTGGGAAGCGTTGCACTGAAGAAAGTCACACCTTTCCCATCACGGAGAAACTGGCCAGCCAACCGGGTGGCATTGTTTGGGACGTATTTTCGACCGCTTTTCCTAGCACAACATTTACCGCAACGCTGCGGAAGCTGTTGGACCACTTTCAGAAACATCCCGCTCTTCTGGACGAGCTCGTTAGTTCGTTTCTGACCGAACGGACCGCAGATGTGAACTTCTTGCAGCATTTAAAACGTACGGAACAACGTGCGAAAGCAAACGAACGTATAGCGTTCGGTGATACAAGAGCGCTCATGCTCGAGTTAGTCCAAAATGTGTTCTTTGTAGCGTCGGGCACAATAATTGCTTGTCTGTTTGAGATGGGCCATAACGGAGACATACAGAAAGGTCTGCATGAGACATTGCAACGATCGAATCCGTTTGCGGTCGATACACTGGAGAACGTGATCAGTG AAACGCTGCGGAAATATCCACCAGTGGGTGAGATATCGTTTGTTACCGTTGCCAATAATAGGCTACCGAGCGGGGAGTTGGTCGTGCCGAAAAATACGAGAGTGGTTGTACCGATCTACGCTCTCCAGCATGATGCTGAGCATTATCCCGACCCGGAGCGATTCAACCCGAAGCGATCTATTTTCAGCTCTAGCGAACAGTCCGTGCTTTACCGACCGCTCGGTGTCCAGCCACTTCCGATTGGATCCAGCTTGGCGCTGCTGATGGTGCGTGTAGCGTTGAGCAACATATTGGGCAGGTGCACTGTGAGGTTGACTCCCGAAAGCCCGGCAACTTTGAAGATATCGCCGAATCAAGCGATGCCCTACCCTACCGGTCGGGTTGAGTTGCTGATAAGCCGTGCATCGTAA
- the LOC1273103 gene encoding probable cytochrome P450 6a14 has translation MELINAVLAAFIFAVSIVYLFIRNKHNYWKDNGFPYAPNPHFLFGHAKGQAQTRHGADIHQELYRYFKQRGERYGGISQFIVPSVLVIDPELAKTILVKDFNVFHDHGVFTNAKDDPLTGHLFALEGQPWRLMRQKLTPTFTSGRMKQMFGTIWDVGIELEKCMEQSYNQPEVEMKDILGRFTTDVIGTCAFGIECNTLKTTDSEFRKYGNKAFELNTMIMMKTFLASSYPTLVRNLHMKITYNDVERFFLDIVKETVDYREANNVKRNDFMNLMLQIKNKGKLDDSDDGSLGKGEVGMTQNELAAQAFVFFLAGFETSSTTQSFCLYELAKNPDIQERLREEINRAIAENGGEVTYDVVMNIKYLDNVIDETLRKYPPVESLTRVPSVDYLIPGTKHVIPKRTLVQIPAYAIQRDPDHYPDPERFNPDRFLPEEVKKRHPFTFIPFGEGPRICIGLRFGLMQTKVGLITLLRKFRFSPSARTPERVEYDPKMITIAPKAGNYLKVEKL, from the exons ATGGAGCTAATTAACGCGGTGCTGGCCGCGTTCATCTTCGCAGTGTCGATCGTGTATCTGTTCATACGCAATAAGCATAACTattggaaggacaatggattTCCGTACGCTCCGAATCCACACTTTTTGTTCGGGCATGCGAAGGGCCAGGCCCAGACGCGGCACGGCGCCGACATCCATCAGGAGCTGTACCGATACTTCAAGCAGCGGGGCGAACGGTACGGCGGCATTAGCCAGTTTATCGTGCCCTCGGTGCTGGTGATCGACCCGGAGCTGGCGAAGACGATCCTGGTGAAGGATTTTAACGTGTTTCACGATCACGGCGTGTTTACCAATGCAAAGGACGACCCGCTCACGGGACATCTGTTCGCACTGGAGGGCCAACCGTGGCGGTTGATGCGCCAGAAGCTTACGCCGACGTTCACCTCGGGCCGAATGAAGCAAATGTTCGGCACAATATGGGATGTGGGGATTGAGCTGGAAAAGTGTATGGAGCAAAGCTACAACCAACCGGAGGTGGAGATGAAGGATATCCTGGGCCGTTTTACGACGGACGTGATTGGGACGTGCGCGTTCGGCATCGAGTGCAATACACTTAAGACGACAGACTCGGAGTTCCGCAAGTACGGCAACAAGGCGTTCGAGTTGAATACGATGATCATGATGAAGACTTTCCTCGCGTCGTCCTACCCGACGCTGGTGCGCAATCTGCACATGAAGATCACGTACAACGATGTGGAGCGATTCTTCCTGGACATCGTGAAGGAAACGGTCGACTACCGGGAGGCGAACAACGTGAAGCGGAACGACTTCATGAACCTGATGCTGCAGATCAAGAACAAGGGCAAGCTGGACGATAGTGATGACGGTAGTTTGGGCAAGGGAGAGGTCGGCATGACACAGAACGAGCTAGCGGCCCAggcgtttgtgtttttcctgGCGGGTTTTGAGACGTCGTCCACCACACAAAGCTTCTGTCTGTACGAGCTGGCAAAGAACCCGGACATCCAGGAGCGGCTGAGAGAGGAAATTAATCGAGCTATTGCGGAGAACGGTGGAGAGGTGACGTACGACGTGGTCATGAACATAAAGTATTTGGACAATGTGATTGACG AAACCCTTCGGAAGTACCCACCGGTGGAATCGTTAACCCGCGTACCGTCTGTGGACTATCTCATCCCCGGCACAAAGCATGTGATCCCGAAgcgaacactggtgcaaaTTCCAGCCTACGCGATTCAGCGCGATCCGGACCACTATCCCGACCCGGAACGGTTCAATCCTGATCGATTCCTACCGGAGGAAGTGAAAAAACGACACCCGTTCACGTTCATCCCATTCGGCGAGGGACCACGCATCTGCATTGGGCTGCGGTTTGGCTTGATGCAAACCAAGGTGGGATTGATTACGCTGCTGAGAAAGTTCCGCTTCTCGCCGTCCGCGCGTACGCCCGAACGGGTAGAATACGATCCGAAAATGATAACCATAGCGCCGAAAGCGGGCAACTACTTGAAGGTGGAAAAGTTGTAG
- the LOC4577420 gene encoding uncharacterized protein LOC4577420, whose amino-acid sequence MDLLSYVLTAFVFVVSIAYLYLRSRHNYWRDRCFPYTRQKPHLLYGHMEQFQSKHASYINEELYWEFKNRGEPIGGMSMFFLPGLIVADPELVKSILVKDFSVFHDRGVFNDAKADPLSAHLFALEGHEWRVLRQKLTPTFTSGRMKQMFGTIQQVAGEFLKYMNEHCHREIEMKDVLARFTTDVIGTCAFGIECNTLKNPDSDFRKYGNKVFEQDTLLMLKFMFATTFKGLAKRIGMKLTDEGVERFFLQVVRETVEYREMNNVQRNDFMNLLLQIKNTGSLDGGDVPIKGAAGLTMNELAAQVFVFFLAGFETSSTTMNFCLYELAKNPDIQDRLREEIERAVEENGGEVTYDMVMNVQYLDNVINETLRKYPPIESLSRVPMRDYTVPGTKHVIPKDTFIQIPVYALHRDPEFYPEPDQFNPDRFLPEEVKKRHPYVFLPFGEGPRICIGLRFGVMQAKIGLITLLRNFRFTPSSQTPAKIVFDPKSFILSPSTGNYLKVDKIYSLLKYNMSKYKQTIIFELAARSTLSLGRTVKTLGPAVSAMEPVTIVLTAFIFVVSIVYLFVRSKHRFWKDQGVPHAPKPHLFYGHVKGQSRTRHGADINQELYRYFKQRGVPYGGISLFIMPSLIVVDPELVKTILVKDFNVFHDRGVYSNPRDDPFTGNLFGLEGTPWRLLRQKLTPTFTSGRMKQMFGTIWAVALELEKYMEENYNQPEVEMKDVLGRFTTDVIGTCAFGIECNTLKTPDSDFRKYGNKAFELDPITLTKFFFATSYPQLARKLHVRTTQQDVEDFFMKIVRETVDYRETNNVQRNDFMNLLLQIKNKGKLDDHGTVVGKGEVGLTHNELAAQVLIFFLAGFETSSTTQSFCLYELAKNPDIQDRLREEINRAIEENGGEVTYDVAMNIQYLDNVINETLRKYPPVETLTRKPSSDYVIPGTRHIVPKDTVVQIPIYAIQRDPDHYPDPERFDPDRFLPEEVKKRHPYVFLPFGEGPRICIGLRFGMMQTKVGLINLLRRFRFSPSARTPERVVYDPKMFTLSPIGGNYLKVDKIA is encoded by the exons ATGGATCTGTTAAGCTACGTGTTGACCGCGTTCGTGTTCGTCGTCTCGATTGCGTACCTATATCTGCGCAGTCGGCACAACTATTGGCGTGATCGGTGCTTTCCCTACACGCGCCAGAAGCCCCACCTGCTGTACGGGCACATGGAGCAGTTCCAGTCCAAGCACGCATCGTACATCAACGAGGAGCTGTACTGGGAGTTTAAGAACCGCGGCGAACCGATCGGTGGCATGAGCATGTTCTTCCTGCCCGGCCTGATCGTGGCCGATCCGGAGCTGGTGAAGTCGATCCTGGTGAAGGACTTTAGCGTGTTCCACGATCGGGGCGTGTTTAACGATGCCAAAGCGGACCCGCTGTCGGCCCATCTGTTCGCGCTGGAGGGTCACGAGTGGCGCGTGCTGCGCCAGAAGCTTACGCCCACGTTCACCTCCGGCCGGATGAAGCAAATGTTCGGCACGATACAGCAGGTGGCGGGCGAGTTCTTGAAGTATATGAACGAGCACTGCCACCGCGAGATTGAGATGAAGGATGTGCTGGCCCGCTTCACCACGGACGTGATCGGGACGTGCGCGTTCGGCATCGAGTGTAACACGCTGAAGAATCCGGACTCGGACTTCCGCAAGTACGGCAACAAGGTGTTCGAGCAGGAcacgctgctgatgctgaagTTTATGTTTGCGACCACGTTCAAGGGTTTGGCGAAGCGCATCGGCATGAAGCTGACCGACGAGGGTGTGGAGCGGTTCTTCCTGCAGGTTGTGCGCGAGACGGTGGAGTACCGCGAGATGAACAACGTGCAGCGGAACGACTTCATgaacctgctgctgcagatCAAGAACACAGGCTCGCTGGACGGTGGCGATGTGCCGATCAAGGGTGCGGCGGGCCTGACGATGAACGAGCTGGCCGCGCAGGTGTTCGTGTTCTTCCTGGCCGGCTTCGAGACGTCCTCGACCACGATGAACTTCTGTCTGTACGAGCTGGCCAAGAACCCGGACATTCAGGACCGTCTGCGGGAGGAAATCGAGCGTGCGGTGGAGGAGAACGGTGGCGAGGTGACGTACGACATGGTGATGAACGTGCAATATCTGGACAACGTTATCAATG AAACCCTGCGCAAGTACCCGCCGATCGAGTCACTTTCGCGCGTACCGATGCGTGATTACACCGTGCCCGGGACCAAGCACGTGATACCGAAGGACACATTCATCCAGATACCCGTGTACGCGCTGCACCGCGATCCCGAGTTCTACCCCGAGCCGGACCAGTTCAACCCGGACCGCTTCCTGCCGGAGGAGGTGAAAAAGCGACACCCGTACGTGTTTTTGCCGTTCGGCGAGGGGCCACGCATCTGTATCGGGCTGCGGTTTGGCGTAATGCAGGCAAAGATTGGGCTGATTACGCTGCTGCGAAACTTCCGCTTCACGCCCTCATCGCAAACGCCGGCCAAAATCGTGTTTGACCCAAAGTCCTTCATATTATCACCGTCCACCGGTAATTATCTGAAGGTTGATAAGATATA TTCACTGTTGAAATATAACATgtcaaaatacaaacaaacgatcatCTTTGAAC TCGCGGCCCGAAGCACGCTCAGTTTAGGCAGAACTGTAAAAACGTTAGGGCCAGCTGTGTCCGCAATGGAGCCCGTTACGATAGTGCTGACGGCGTTTATTTTCGTGGTCTCGATCGTGTATCTATTTGTGCGCAGCAAGCACAGATTTTGGAAGGATCAGGGCGTGCCGCACGCACCGAAGCCCCACCTGTTCTACGGGCACGTGAAGGGACAGTCGCGGACGCGCCATGGAGCCGACATTAATCAGGAATTGTACCGATACTTCAAGCAGCGCGGTGTGCCGTACGGTGGCATCAGTCTCTTCATTATGCCGTCGCTGATCGTGGTCGATCCGGAGCTGGTGAAGACGATTCTGGTGAAGGATTTTAACGTGTTTCACGATCGTGGCGTGTATTCCAATCCGCGAGATGACCCATTCACGGGCAATCTGTTCGGGCTCGAGGGAACACCGTGGCGATTGTTGCGTCAGAAACTTACGCCGACGTTCACCTCGGGCCGAATGAAGCAAATGTTCGGCACCATCTGGGCGGTTGCGCTTGAGTTAGAAAAGTATATGGAGGAGAACTACAACCAGCCGGAGGTGGAGATGAAAGATGTGCTGGGACGGTTTACGACCGATGTGATCGGGACGTGCGCGTTCGGCATTGAGTGTAACACGCTCAAGACGCCGGACTCGGACTTCCGCAAGTACGGCAACAAGGCGTTCGAGCTGGACCCGATAACGTTGACaaagtttttctttgccaCCTCGTACCCGCAGCTGGCACGTAAGCTACACGTCCGTACGACGCAGCAGGACGTGGaagactttttcatgaaaattgTGCGCGAAACGGTCGACTATCGCGAGACGAACAACGTGCAGCGGAACGACTTTATGaatctgctgctgcagatcAAGAACAAGGGCAAGCTGGACGATCACGGTACGGTTGTTGGGAAGGGTGAGGTTGGGTTAACGCACAATGAGCTAGCGGCCCAAGTGCTGATCTTTTTCCTGGCCGGCTTCGAGACGTCCTCAACAACGCAAAGCTTCTGTCTGTACGAGCTGGCCAAGAACCCGGACATTCAGGATCGCTTGCGGGAGGAGATCAACCGTGCGATCGAGGAGAACGGTGGCGAGGTGACGTACGATGTGGCGATGAACATACAGTATTTGGACAACGTAATCAACG AAACGTTACGCAAATATCCACCGGTTGAAACGCTCACACGCAAACCGTCGAGTGATTATGTGATACCCGGCACCAGGCACATAGTACCGAAGGACACGGTCGTACAGATACCGATCTACGCGATCCAGCGTGATCCGGACCACTATCCCGATCCGGAACGGTTCGATCCTGATCGCTTCCTGCCGGAGGAGGTGAAAAAGCGACACCCGTACGTGTTTCTACCGTTCGGCGAGGGACCACGCATCTGCATTGGGTTGCGGTTCGGCATGATGCAGACGAAGGTGGGCTTGATAAACCTGCTGCGTCGGTTCCGCTTCTCACCGTCCGCACGGACACCGGAGCGGGTTGTATACGATCCGAAGATGTTTACGCTGTCCCCTATCGGTGGGAACTACCTGAAGGTGGATAAGATTGCGTAG